One window from the genome of Candidatus Manganitrophaceae bacterium encodes:
- the def gene encoding peptide deformylase — MAILKVAKLGNPILRKIAAPVTEAESQDPAFQRFLEDMVETMRKLDGVGLAAPQVFESKQIIVIEANANPRYPDAPDLSLLIMLNPTLTHLSDEKIEGWEGCLSVENLRGKVVRSAGVGVKGFDRYMRPVEMEAEGFLAIVFQHEIDHLNGKVYLDRMKDFSTLTHMAEFERYWMTQPAEVG; from the coding sequence ATGGCCATTTTAAAAGTCGCAAAACTGGGAAACCCGATTCTCCGGAAGATTGCAGCGCCGGTCACCGAGGCGGAGAGCCAAGATCCGGCCTTTCAGCGCTTCCTGGAAGACATGGTTGAGACGATGCGCAAGCTCGACGGTGTCGGGCTCGCCGCGCCGCAGGTTTTCGAGTCGAAACAGATCATTGTCATCGAGGCAAACGCCAATCCCCGCTATCCAGACGCACCCGATCTCTCCCTTTTGATCATGCTCAATCCAACCTTGACCCACCTCTCCGACGAAAAGATCGAGGGATGGGAAGGTTGCCTCAGCGTCGAGAACCTTCGCGGTAAGGTCGTCCGGTCGGCCGGCGTCGGCGTGAAGGGGTTCGATCGTTATATGCGACCGGTTGAAATGGAGGCCGAGGGATTCCTGGCGATCGTCTTCCAACACGAAATCGACCATCTAAATGGAAAGGTCTACCTCGATCGAATGAAAGATTTCTCCACACTGACCCACATGGCCGAATTTGAACGGTATTGGATGACCCAACCTGCGGAGGTCGGATAA
- a CDS encoding 4Fe-4S binding protein has translation MALLITNECIACAACLPECPNEAIFENRSDCESKGYKLTGEEGGGQLAHATSDNIYVITYERCTECVGHFDEPQCAAVCPVSDCCIPDPIYPETTDVLLGKARALNPDKEIDPARVWSGVRN, from the coding sequence ATGGCACTTTTGATCACCAATGAGTGCATCGCCTGCGCAGCGTGTCTGCCTGAGTGTCCGAACGAAGCGATCTTTGAGAATCGGAGCGATTGCGAATCAAAGGGATATAAATTAACCGGCGAAGAGGGAGGCGGCCAGCTTGCCCACGCCACCAGCGATAACATCTATGTCATTACTTATGAGCGCTGCACCGAGTGTGTCGGCCATTTTGATGAACCGCAGTGCGCTGCCGTCTGCCCGGTTTCCGATTGCTGTATTCCTGATCCGATTTATCCCGAGACGACCGACGTGCTCCTTGGAAAAGCAAGGGCGCTGAATCCGGACAAGGAAATTGATCCGGCCCGCGT
- a CDS encoding LON peptidase substrate-binding domain-containing protein, translating into MAKTEIPEWVPLFPLPTVVLFPKTYLPLHIFEPRYREMVEDALQGDRMIGMVLLKEGWEADYDGRPPIYETGSIGKIVRSQRLDDGRFNIILYGLEKCLVRTEKQDRSYRQGQIDILREPAVEALYAPLKERLVELTLEYRQKMPEGESLQSVLETGLEDDVLVATLSAGLPLTVVEKQFLLEAETLPLRARRLAALMEMGLQRTDTMENADDETA; encoded by the coding sequence ATGGCCAAAACAGAAATTCCGGAGTGGGTTCCCCTTTTCCCCCTGCCGACAGTTGTCCTTTTTCCAAAGACCTACCTTCCGCTCCACATTTTTGAGCCCCGCTACCGAGAGATGGTTGAGGACGCCCTCCAAGGAGATCGAATGATCGGAATGGTTCTCCTGAAAGAGGGGTGGGAGGCCGACTATGATGGACGGCCGCCGATCTATGAAACCGGATCGATCGGAAAAATCGTCCGTTCCCAGCGGCTGGATGACGGCCGGTTCAACATCATCTTATACGGCCTCGAAAAGTGTCTGGTCCGGACCGAGAAACAGGACCGATCGTACCGGCAAGGGCAGATTGATATTCTCCGGGAACCGGCGGTGGAGGCCCTTTATGCGCCTCTGAAAGAACGGCTGGTCGAGCTGACGCTGGAGTACCGTCAAAAAATGCCGGAGGGAGAGTCGCTCCAGTCGGTGCTCGAGACCGGGCTGGAGGACGATGTGTTGGTCGCAACCCTCTCGGCGGGGCTTCCGCTGACAGTGGTTGAGAAGCAATTTTTGCTGGAAGCGGAGACCCTTCCGCTGCGGGCACGGCGGTTGGCGGCGTTGATGGAAATGGGACTGCAAAGGACCGACACGATGGAGAATGCCGATGACGAAACCGCTTGA
- a CDS encoding CoB--CoM heterodisulfide reductase iron-sulfur subunit B family protein, with protein MKYALFPGCASKGATPELYTSTMKVVGRLGIDIVELEAFNCCGAGVITEADPDLALTLNARTLATAERMGIQNVMTICGTCQGVLGGANKILQEDEPRRERINRALKETTGLEYQGTVEVKHLQWILIKDFGLDALAKFVTHPLSDVSIAAFYGCYILRPSRATGFDDWENPTSLEKLIRTVGAHPVYYDGRTKCCGFPVLLEKDQIALSMVGKNVSEAKESGGDAMVTPCPLCHMSLDIYQERAEDKLQREQGPEKTLGMPILHLPQLLGLAMGFSPKELGMKRHLVSTAPLIEKIQ; from the coding sequence ATGAAGTACGCCCTCTTTCCCGGATGCGCCTCTAAAGGGGCAACCCCCGAGCTCTATACCTCGACCATGAAGGTCGTCGGGCGTTTGGGGATCGACATCGTCGAGCTCGAAGCGTTTAACTGCTGCGGGGCCGGTGTCATCACCGAAGCCGATCCCGACCTCGCTTTAACCCTCAATGCCCGAACCCTCGCGACCGCCGAGCGGATGGGAATTCAAAATGTCATGACGATCTGCGGCACCTGCCAGGGTGTTTTGGGAGGAGCCAATAAAATCCTTCAAGAAGACGAGCCGCGGCGGGAACGGATCAATCGGGCGCTCAAGGAGACGACCGGACTGGAATATCAGGGGACGGTGGAGGTAAAGCATCTCCAGTGGATCTTGATCAAAGATTTCGGGCTCGACGCGCTCGCCAAATTTGTCACCCATCCCCTCAGCGATGTCTCCATCGCCGCCTTTTACGGCTGTTATATTTTGCGCCCCTCCCGCGCCACCGGATTCGATGATTGGGAGAATCCGACCTCGCTGGAGAAGTTAATCCGAACGGTCGGCGCGCACCCGGTCTATTATGATGGTCGGACGAAGTGCTGCGGATTCCCGGTGCTGCTTGAGAAAGACCAGATCGCGCTGAGCATGGTCGGAAAGAATGTCTCGGAGGCGAAAGAGAGTGGGGGCGATGCGATGGTTACCCCTTGTCCCCTCTGCCACATGAGCCTCGATATCTACCAAGAGCGGGCCGAAGACAAACTCCAGCGGGAGCAGGGACCGGAGAAGACGTTGGGAATGCCGATTCTTCATCTTCCCCAGCTTTTAGGTTTGGCGATGGGGTTTTCACCAAAAGAGCTGGGGATGAAGCGGCATCTGGTTTCCACCGCCCCGCTCATCGAGAAAATCCAATAA
- a CDS encoding succinate dehydrogenase/fumarate reductase iron-sulfur subunit, with amino-acid sequence MRVKLTVQKFNPDIDLKPHPQDYFVETSRGMTLLSALLKIKAETDGTLTFRASCRAAICGSCLMQVNGSQKLACKVAIKEELEHHGKIEVGPMANMPVIKDMVVRMDPFWEKIRAVTPYLLEDGGKPVPTEALKDIHKKLDNADACIMCMACLSACTSYEVSPGFLGPAALAKAYRFQADPRDQGHVDRLEKLQGPNGIWDCVRCNFCVQVCPKDVQPMEQIIRLRRRSIGAGFTDSVEAKHITEFTKVVAAEGRLNEALLPVLMTLGNIRKMIRIIPLGIKMFLHGKTPFPFKRVPGRQEIRAIFKKWEKPK; translated from the coding sequence ATGCGCGTTAAATTAACGGTCCAAAAGTTCAACCCTGACATCGACCTCAAGCCTCATCCCCAAGATTACTTCGTGGAGACGAGCCGCGGCATGACGTTGCTCTCGGCCCTGCTTAAGATCAAGGCCGAGACCGACGGCACCCTCACGTTTCGGGCCTCCTGCCGGGCGGCGATCTGCGGCTCCTGCCTGATGCAGGTCAACGGGAGCCAAAAGCTCGCCTGCAAGGTTGCGATTAAAGAAGAGCTGGAGCATCATGGAAAGATCGAGGTCGGTCCGATGGCGAACATGCCGGTCATCAAAGACATGGTCGTCCGGATGGACCCCTTTTGGGAGAAGATCCGAGCGGTCACCCCCTATCTGCTGGAAGACGGCGGCAAACCGGTGCCGACCGAGGCGTTAAAAGACATCCATAAAAAGCTCGATAACGCCGACGCTTGCATCATGTGTATGGCCTGCCTCTCCGCCTGCACCAGCTATGAGGTCTCCCCCGGATTTTTGGGGCCTGCGGCGCTGGCGAAAGCCTACCGTTTCCAGGCCGATCCGAGGGATCAAGGGCATGTCGACCGTCTTGAAAAGCTCCAGGGGCCGAACGGGATCTGGGATTGTGTTCGATGTAATTTCTGCGTTCAGGTCTGCCCGAAGGATGTGCAGCCGATGGAGCAGATCATCCGGCTGCGGCGGCGCTCGATCGGAGCCGGCTTCACCGACTCGGTCGAGGCGAAACATATCACCGAATTTACCAAAGTGGTCGCGGCGGAGGGACGGCTCAATGAAGCCCTCCTTCCCGTCTTAATGACTTTGGGAAACATTCGCAAGATGATCCGGATCATCCCGCTCGGCATCAAGATGTTTTTACATGGAAAAACACCCTTCCCCTTTAAACGGGTGCCGGGACGCCAGGAGATCCGTGCAATCTTCAAGAAGTGGGAGAAGCCAAAATGA
- the bcp gene encoding thioredoxin-dependent thiol peroxidase, with product MTKPLEPGDEAPPFTLPSSEGKEIDLASYRGKRSVVLYFYPKDDTPGCTKEACFFRDAFSDFKKSKGVILGVSLDPLAAHEKFIKKYTLPFPLLSDADGAVSKAYGVYKLKNMYGRKFWGIERSTFVIDPDGKITHLFRRVKVESHIEEVLAALKASRLVRKT from the coding sequence ATGACGAAACCGCTTGAGCCGGGAGACGAGGCGCCCCCCTTTACCCTTCCTTCTTCGGAGGGGAAAGAGATCGATCTCGCCTCGTACCGCGGGAAGCGCTCCGTGGTCCTCTATTTTTATCCGAAGGACGACACCCCCGGCTGCACCAAGGAGGCCTGTTTCTTTCGGGACGCCTTCTCCGACTTTAAAAAATCGAAGGGGGTCATCTTGGGGGTGAGCCTCGATCCGCTCGCCGCTCATGAAAAATTTATCAAGAAGTATACCCTCCCTTTTCCCCTCTTAAGCGATGCCGATGGGGCGGTCTCAAAAGCGTACGGCGTCTATAAGCTGAAGAACATGTATGGACGGAAATTTTGGGGGATCGAGCGATCGACCTTCGTCATCGATCCTGACGGAAAAATCACCCATCTCTTTCGACGGGTCAAGGTGGAGAGCCATATTGAAGAGGTGCTTGCCGCCTTAAAAGCGTCTCGGTTGGTGCGGAAGACCTAA